AGTGACGGCACATTGGGCGGAGCAGGGGGGACATGATCCCCGAGCACCTGTTCCAGCACCCAGACGCCTCGATTGACGGGGCTGGTCCGGTTGGGAAAGGAGGTCGCGGCCAGCACGCCGGGCATTCCCAGGATTCCGCCCCGATTGCCATTGGTCAGCTTGACCTTCCGCATCTCGGAGCCAGTGACGGTTTTTTCCAGGCCATAGATCGACGCCAGGTTCTCATTGAGGAAGGTAAAATCGCTGTCGATAAAATTCGCAATGCTGCGGTTCTCACGCACGATGCTTTCGAAAAAGAGGCGGGCTTCATCGTACATCGCCGTGCGCAGGGCGGCGTTCATCTGCGGAAATTTTTCAGGGTCAAACGTTCGCTCGTGCAGATTTCCCAGCTTCAGCCACTGCGCACCAAAGCCGTCAAACAGGGCCCGCGATCGCGGGGCCATCAGCATCCGCCTGACCTGATCTTTCAGCACCGGCAGCTCGTGCAGCTTTCCCTGATCCGCCAGCGCCATCAGCTCCTCATCGGGCATGGTGGCCCACAACAGATACGAGAGACGCGAGGCAAGCTGAAAATCATCAAGGGGCACAATTCCCTTCTCGGTTTCAATCTCCTTGGCCGGCGTGATAAACAGAAACTGGGGAGAAACCAGAATCGCCTTAAGCATCAGCCGACAGGAGGCGTAGTAGCTGAGTTTGTTCTGTCGTCCCAGGTCAAAGACCTTCAGCAGGACATCAATTTCCGCAGCAGAGGGGGGCCGGCGGTAGGCCTTTCGCGCCAGTGACGATGCCATTTTGCGGGCGGTCGCTTGATCGTCCGTCCCGGACGGGAGTGGTTCTCCAAAGAGTTGCTTTTGAATTTTGGTGGGCGGTTCCCCTTCCGGCGCCAGAATCTGATTCAGCACGTTTTCGGAGATGGCCAGATACTGTTCGAGTTGCAGCGGGGAGAGCGAATTGAGATATCCTTCGCCGCTGACTTCGTCCGGTAGACTGCCGACGATGTTGGGATCGACGTCCAACAGATCGTGCAGCGTGTTGCCATATTCCGTTTTGGTGAGCCGCCGAATGACAAACGCCCCTGGATCTTTCGGGCTGAGATATTTCACCTTCTGCAGCCATTCCGCAAACATCCGGCGTTCTTCATCGGTCGGCTGATCCAACCCCTCCGGCGGCATATCGTGCGTTTTCACGCGAGCCGCCGACTTCTTCCACTTCTCACTAAAGGCAGCATGACCGGGACTCCGTAGCGCAGGGTCAAAACTGAGCCCGGCTTCGGTGGGCCGTCGGTTCTGGTGACACTCGATGCAATACTTTTTGATGAAGGGAGTGACCTGCTTACTGAAAAACTGCTTCGCATCCGCTTTCCGCGCCGCCAGCGTTTTGTCCTCCTTGGACTCAGCCCGACTAAACTGCGGACAGACCCACAAGACGCCCCACACCAAAACGGCAATCACGCCGCGAACAAAACGTGCCTCTAAAACTGACATTCAATCACTCCTCAAACAGCAACCTTTATATAAACGCATTATAGTTTCTGCATATGTCAGTGTAAACAAGGGTAGGGAGCGGAATGTGTGCCGGGGAAGGGGCGGGGCGCTGATATATTTTACAAGCCGCCGAAAAGAGTCGCTAAAACCATCCTTGGGGAGTTGGTTGGCTGCGTCATCAAGTCAGGTGTATGATGACTCGGTAAATTCGGGTACATCAGTCCTGACGCTTTAAATGTCTGCTGTTTAAAATTTTCCTGGGAACGAGTTTAATCATGAAAAGGCTTATGGGGATAACTTATAAGGATTGGGTTGTCAAATTTGGTCTAGATCCGAAAAAACACTATCATTCAGAAGATAGTAAAAGAGGGTTCTCATTTTTTATTGAAACAAATGAGTTTTTGTTTATTGATGAAGTGTTAGCTTCTATAAATATTTATAATTTCCCTGCGGCATCCAATATTCCAGGATTCGTATTTCCTGTCGAGACCGGATTTGAGAAGCTTCTGGCCATACTTGCAGCAGAGGGCATCGATTGGGAATTATATCAAGAGTACTCTTATGAGCACTGGGTCGTAATTAAATTGCTGCAGCAGGGTCTTCTCTATGAGTTCCAATTCGATTTTGACGATCATACATTAAAATTGCAAAGAGTGAGACTTGAAAGAGATCGAGATAGGATATGAAACATGTAATAAAGGAAGTCGGACTATATAAATAAAGAGTCCCGACCTTTGCTACAGAGCATTCCTGTTCCCTTTATTTTCACTTAGTATGAATTAGACGGTTTAAGGTGTCAGGGCTTTGAAAATATTGAGCTGACATCTTTATTCTCGCACCAATTATCAAGTGAGGGACATCATACAGATGCGTTATATCAGTGGAAGCATCATTGGTTTTGCTATCAAAATTGAATCGATTCAAAAAATAAACAAGAAAGAAGCTGAAGGTTATATTCAGTTATTTTTAGAACAAGTGAAACAAGAGGACGATGTCGATCCTAACATTCCTGACAACGAACTATCTGAAGATTTTTTAGAGTACTACAAGATGCAGGAGTCCAATATAAGGAAAATATTTGGTCTTTCACATGACCCAATAGAGGCTTACGGTTTATTAGAATTTCCCTTTCAGTTTATATGTGATCTATTTGGAACAGAGTTGGAAAAAGATAGCAACTTACTTGAAATGCCCCCAATTTGTGATCTGGAATTCGAAAACAGTAAATTAAATGGATACTATAAGACACCCTTTGGATTCCCCCCTAAAGATGAAAATATCGGGTACTTAACTCTGGAGGAAATCAAAGAAGAAAGACAACAACTGGAAGGCAGTCTTCAGAAAACATTTGAAGAAGTTTGGAATTTTAGAGGGCTGAATCCTCAACAAATTGAGGAAGATAAAGAATTATGGAAAAATCTAATTTTTCCAGCGAGAAAGACATATCTGGATTGGCTGGATTACTGTATTCAGGAAGGAACTGATTTAATCATTATCCATTATTTAAATTAGTTTTGTGAACAGTTTAAGGTGTCAGGTCCATTCAATTTATGGACCTGACATCTTTTTTCTTTCTTGCGATGACACATTCAACCGGGGCTAAGGCCCTGCGGCTGATGGTGCAGGCACTCTGGTTTCTGATTTCGTGATCTGAGAAAATTTCGTTGCCCGGACGTTTTCGATCAACTTGATCAGGGGCCGTTTCTTCACCCTGGTGCGGGGTGTTTATCTCTTATGATGCTGTGGTGATCTGGTAGGATTTGTTTGCTGGTGAAGCGTTTGTTTTCACTGGAATCTACCGGCGGCCAGGTTGTGTTTCTTTAATGATTGAATGTGATTACCAGGACCGCAACCTAACCCAGGTTGGTATTAACCGCGGCTAACGCCCTGCGGCTAATGGTCGTTTATTGCGGTCATAGTCCTCAAAACAGGAGCAACAGCACACTGTCGACCACCGTGAATTTTTACATTGATAACTCTATAGACCACAAAATCACGCTCAGAACTAATAAATAAACACTACCTAGCGCCGACCCGCTCACTTTTTGTTTGTCGTGCTGGTTCCCGTTGTTCTTTTATTTTGAATGGGATGTCGCGCGGCGGGCGAGCACATAGACTCGCCCCTACATCGGGAGAGAGTATTATGATTGTGAAATGGATTTTGGGGAAAGGCGTGGGGCGGTCAAGGGGATTGGAGAAACGTTCTGTGGCGAAGCGTGGCGGGATGTGTTGTCAGGGTGGCGGGCGGTGTTGGTTGTGTGGCGTTATGCGTCGGCGTGTGTCGACCCGCATAACTTTTTTGGGGTTGGTTGGGGAAAATCGTGCTCAAACCAGCGGTTTATTGGATGGTGCAGTTTGTTTCGTTCCGGGTCTGCACCTGAACCAGTAGTGTTCTCGCGCGCGACGCATAACTAGAGATCATGGCAAACGGCGGGGCGGCGTCAAGATGTTTTTATACAGCAAAGGCAGGGGAGTTTCAGTGGTGAAGAGGCTGAACCATGGAATGGATCAGGTCAATAATTGCTGGACCGGGCCGGTGCTGTCGGCAAATCGCTTGAGCTTGAGCCCCATGACTTGTGCGTGCGTGAGCCAGAGGTTTGCCAGGGCGGTGCCATCGGAGCAATGCAGATGCTGTCCCGTCTTTAATTGTCCTCCGCCAGAACCCGCGACGACGATGGGCAGGTCGGTATATTGATGCGTGGCACCATCACCCAGACCGGAACCATACGTGAAAATGGTATTATCAAGCAATGTCGTTCCATTCGCTTCACGGATTCCATCCATCTTCTGCACGAGATACACAAACTGTTCCATATGGAATCGATCCACCTGCAACAGTTCTTTCATAAACTTATTTTGATTATGAGACATCTGATGATGGCTCATCGGTTTGTCGAACAGCGATTCATATCGCATGGGTGTATCCCAGCGTTCGGGCCCAATCATCAACGTGGCCACATTGGTCAAACCAACCTGCAGTGCTGCCACCATCAGGTCTCCCATCAGGCGAATATATTGGCCACGGGGGAGTTGTGAGTTATCTGGTTCTTTCACTGAAGCTTTGCCAATTTCATTTTTAATCTGATCGAGTTTATCCATCTGTTCTTCGATCGTCCTGATGCCATCGAAGTACTCCGCAAATTTCTCACGGTCGGCACGGCCGAGTCGTCTGTTTAATGAACGCGCATCTTCGAGAACCAGTCCCGTGATATCGCGATAGGCCTGATTCTCCTGTGTGCCGAACATCCGGCGATAGACTTTTCGCGGATCACGAATCGAGGGCGCCACATGACCCGTCCCATACCAGGAGATATTATCAAAGTAGATCGACTCTTTGTTGTCATGATGGCTGTTGCAACTCAGTTCCAAAGTGCGGAAAGGAGTCTTCTCCCCGACATGGTCAGCGATGATATGATCGAGAGTCCGGGACAGGGGGTACACCGACGACTTGACGGCGTGGGCAGTGGCACTGCTTAAAAAACAGGAGGCACACTGCGCATGAACGTCACTTCCATGCTTGTAGAAACGGTCCATGCCGGTGATCAGTGTGACTTTCTGCTTGACTGCTTCGAGTGGCTGCTGAGTGGGAGTCAGTTCTTGCAGAGGTCGCATCCCGACTTGAAGACCGGTTTCCCGGGTAATCTCTTCCTGACTACTCGTGAATTTGGGGATCGCTGCATCCTGTTCGCCCGGAAAGAAACCACGACGCACCACACCAATGGGCACATAGAAGACCGCCAGGCGCCGCGCCGGTTTCGGAGGGACTTCAGAGTGCGCGAGACTTTCCATCCAGGGCAATGCCAGGGTCGCACCTGCTGCGCCGCGGAGAAATGTGCGTCGATTGATTTCAAACATCATTCTACCATTCTAAGCTGACATGTTAATGATTGTTTTTGAGAGCGCGTCTGATTATTCAATGACGGGCTCGTTCCTCTGCCTGACTGTACTCTGTAAGAACGGGGGGCTCAAGACGATTTCTTTGATGAGCGACTGGAACCGGTAATCAGCGGCTGCTGTATCAGCCACAATCTTGTCCAATGCCAATGAATCGGCAACTCCCATTTCGCGTCCCAGGGCAAACGAAAGTAAATGCGCCGCAAAGGCACGAGTAAACCGGTCCTTTTCAGCCAGCAACGCATCTTTGAACTCGATAATATTTGAGAATTCATGTTTGCTTAACAGCTTGCCACTGGCGTCGACCGTTCGTCCATTGGAATATGTTTCACGCCACAGGCCTGCTGCATCATAATTTTCTAATGCAAACCCTAATGGATCAATCCGCTGGTGACAGCCCGCGCAGTTGGGGTGCTTTCGATGGGCGGCGAAGCGCTCACGCAACGTCAAATTCTCTTCGCCCTCCTTCGGCTTATCCTCCAGCAAGGGGACATCAGCGGGCGGTGGTTTGGGAGGATCATTCAGAATGACGCCCGCAATCCAGGCACCGCGTGTAATCGGCTGGGTGCGAGTGGCACTCGATGTCATCGTCATGACGGCAGCGTTGGTGATCACGCCACCCTGCCGCCGGTCTTCCACAGGAACGCGCCGAAAATTCACCGTCACGGGCGAGCCTGGATTTCCCCGTTTCCCATCGCGATACCAGGCATTCAGCAGATCACTTCGATAACTGAAATCGGAATCAATCAGCTTCAGCACGGACTGATCTTCAATCAGCAGTGTCTCAAACA
This genomic interval from Gimesia alba contains the following:
- a CDS encoding DUF1592 domain-containing protein produces the protein MSVLEARFVRGVIAVLVWGVLWVCPQFSRAESKEDKTLAARKADAKQFFSKQVTPFIKKYCIECHQNRRPTEAGLSFDPALRSPGHAAFSEKWKKSAARVKTHDMPPEGLDQPTDEERRMFAEWLQKVKYLSPKDPGAFVIRRLTKTEYGNTLHDLLDVDPNIVGSLPDEVSGEGYLNSLSPLQLEQYLAISENVLNQILAPEGEPPTKIQKQLFGEPLPSGTDDQATARKMASSLARKAYRRPPSAAEIDVLLKVFDLGRQNKLSYYASCRLMLKAILVSPQFLFITPAKEIETEKGIVPLDDFQLASRLSYLLWATMPDEELMALADQGKLHELPVLKDQVRRMLMAPRSRALFDGFGAQWLKLGNLHERTFDPEKFPQMNAALRTAMYDEARLFFESIVRENRSIANFIDSDFTFLNENLASIYGLEKTVTGSEMRKVKLTNGNRGGILGMPGVLAATSFPNRTSPVNRGVWVLEQVLGDHVPPAPPNVPSLEKQDQKQVANLTLRERTELHRSEAVCANCHRLLDPIGFGLENFDAIGRWRDQDENGQAIDASGELPGGRHFSNPKELKAIIAEQNTKFSRNLVERLLAYALCRRLEGYDEIVIDELMQKIAKDDYRMQTLITEVVTSYPFTHRRIE
- a CDS encoding DUF7691 family protein, whose translation is MRYISGSIIGFAIKIESIQKINKKEAEGYIQLFLEQVKQEDDVDPNIPDNELSEDFLEYYKMQESNIRKIFGLSHDPIEAYGLLEFPFQFICDLFGTELEKDSNLLEMPPICDLEFENSKLNGYYKTPFGFPPKDENIGYLTLEEIKEERQQLEGSLQKTFEEVWNFRGLNPQQIEEDKELWKNLIFPARKTYLDWLDYCIQEGTDLIIIHYLN
- a CDS encoding DUF1552 domain-containing protein — translated: MMFEINRRTFLRGAAGATLALPWMESLAHSEVPPKPARRLAVFYVPIGVVRRGFFPGEQDAAIPKFTSSQEEITRETGLQVGMRPLQELTPTQQPLEAVKQKVTLITGMDRFYKHGSDVHAQCASCFLSSATAHAVKSSVYPLSRTLDHIIADHVGEKTPFRTLELSCNSHHDNKESIYFDNISWYGTGHVAPSIRDPRKVYRRMFGTQENQAYRDITGLVLEDARSLNRRLGRADREKFAEYFDGIRTIEEQMDKLDQIKNEIGKASVKEPDNSQLPRGQYIRLMGDLMVAALQVGLTNVATLMIGPERWDTPMRYESLFDKPMSHHQMSHNQNKFMKELLQVDRFHMEQFVYLVQKMDGIREANGTTLLDNTIFTYGSGLGDGATHQYTDLPIVVAGSGGGQLKTGQHLHCSDGTALANLWLTHAQVMGLKLKRFADSTGPVQQLLT